The region TCCTATACCCTTCTTCCAGCCCAGTGCTAGAgactgcctcagtttcttccttctGCAGCCCCTGCTCCCATGAGGCCTGACTTGGGGTCTTAGTGTTTAGTGAGTACCGTCTATTCCCTGCCCTTCTGCGGGTGGGACCAGGCATGTCAGGAGGCCAATGGAGCTCTGATTCCCACGGGCCCCTCTGCCTTCCCACTCGCTTTTCCCTTCCCTGGCCAAAAACCTTTGCTTGACTCTGCTACCCCCTCTAGCTCCCgacccctttctccctcctggcTTTCCCTGCCAAATTTCTCGAAGGAGTGGTCTACACCCTCTGCCTCCGCTTCCTCTCCACCCACTCACTCCTTAACCCCCTGCAATCTGGCCTCTAGGCCACTGAAACAGCTCTTTCCAAGGTTGTCAGGCACCTCCTCCCTGCCAAACCTAACAGAATTTTCTAAAGCTCATTCTCCTTGATCTCTGTTTTGCAGCCATACTGCTGAGCACTGCTGCCTTCTGAACTCCTCTTCTTGGCTCTGCACTCTTCTGGCCCACCTTCCACCTCTGCAGCCtggcctcctgggtcctcctggctcctcttcttctctgccctgccccacagTGGGCACATCTCTCGGCGGGCACGTCCCTCGGCTTACACACACAGCCAATCAGCACGTCCTCCCTGAGCATCTcctgtgtgtttttctctttccacacCTCTCCATAGGAGAGTTCATcacccccactgcccctgctGTCACCTCCATACAAATGACATCCCTGGAGAAACTTAGGGGAGACCCTGGAACAGAGAGGGGCCCAGTGTCAGGGGACAGGGGACATAGAAGCTCTGGGGGCAGGTATCTCCTGGTGGCCGCTGGCTCTcggccctcccccttccccatcgCCCTCTCCTTTTCACAGCTGAACTACCTGGGCCCCCCTTTCAACGAGCCTGACTTCAACCCACCTCGGCTGGGGGCAGAGACTCTGCCCAGGGCCACGGTCAACTTGGATGTGTGGCGAAGCCTCAACGACAAACTGCGGCTGACCCAGAACTATGAGGCCTACAGCCACCTGCTGTGCTACTTGCGCGGCCTCAACCGCCAGGCCGCCACGGCTGAGCTGCGCCGCAGCCTGGCCCACTTCTGCACCAGCCTCCAGGGCCTGCTGGGCAGCATCGCGGGCGTCATGGCGGCTCTGGGCTACccgctgccccagcccctgccaggaACTGAGCCCACCTGGGCCCCCGGCCCTGCCCACAGCGACTTCCTCCAGAAGATGGATGACTTCTGGCTGCTGAAGGAGCTGCAGACCTGGCTGTGGCGCTCAGCCAAGGACTTCAACCGGCTCAAGAAGAAGATGCAGCCCCCTGCGGCTGCAGTGACCCTGCATCTGGAGGCCCACGGCTTCTGATCTCTGACCTTTACCACctccaccctcccttcctccttcaaaCCCTGCTCCCACtctggtgggggggagggtggggagaaagcTGTGTGCCAACACCTGTTGAGCCAGGAGACAGAAGCCATGAGCCTCTGGCTCTCTCTAGTCTTGGAAGAGGGTGTGATGCAATAAGGCCtgtcccttccctgcttcccAGAGTCCTGCAGGTCTGGGGAAGAGGTGCAATAGGCCTGGTCCCATTTCCACAGGAAGGAGTGTTTCAGGGAGCTCTAAGTGGTTCAGGTTGGTGCAAAGACTCTCTTGGCTTCCTGCTTCCTGCCTAGCACTCGCCAGTGCCACACAGCCCCTCCTGTAGCACTTCC is a window of Vulpes lagopus strain Blue_001 chromosome 11, ASM1834538v1, whole genome shotgun sequence DNA encoding:
- the CLCF1 gene encoding cardiotrophin-like cytokine factor 1 isoform X3; this translates as MTSLEKLRGDPGTERGPVSGDRGHRSSGGRYLLVAAGSRPSPFPIALSFSQLNYLGPPFNEPDFNPPRLGAETLPRATVNLDVWRSLNDKLRLTQNYEAYSHLLCYLRGLNRQAATAELRRSLAHFCTSLQGLLGSIAGVMAALGYPLPQPLPGTEPTWAPGPAHSDFLQKMDDFWLLKELQTWLWRSAKDFNRLKKKMQPPAAAVTLHLEAHGF
- the CLCF1 gene encoding cardiotrophin-like cytokine factor 1 isoform X4 gives rise to the protein MLACLCAVLWHLPAVPALNRTGDPGPGPSIQKTYDLTRYLEHQLRSLAGTYLNYLGPPFNEPDFNPPRLGAETLPRATVNLDVWRSLNDKLRLTQNYEAYSHLLCYLRGLNRQAATAELRRSLAHFCTSLQGLLGSIAGVMAALGYPLPQPLPGTEPTWAPGPAHSDFLQKMDDFWLLKELQTWLWRSAKDFNRLKKKMQPPAAAVTLHLEAHGF
- the CLCF1 gene encoding cardiotrophin-like cytokine factor 1 isoform X1, encoding MGLLKLRRSRARPPTPPASGRAAAPGRPGPGPMDLRAGDSWGMLACLCAVLWHLPAVPALNRTGDPGPGPSIQKTYDLTRYLEHQLRSLAGTYLNYLGPPFNEPDFNPPRLGAETLPRATVNLDVWRSLNDKLRLTQNYEAYSHLLCYLRGLNRQAATAELRRSLAHFCTSLQGLLGSIAGVMAALGYPLPQPLPGTEPTWAPGPAHSDFLQKMDDFWLLKELQTWLWRSAKDFNRLKKKMQPPAAAVTLHLEAHGF
- the CLCF1 gene encoding cardiotrophin-like cytokine factor 1 isoform X2; translated protein: MLPAAGELAAGDSWGMLACLCAVLWHLPAVPALNRTGDPGPGPSIQKTYDLTRYLEHQLRSLAGTYLNYLGPPFNEPDFNPPRLGAETLPRATVNLDVWRSLNDKLRLTQNYEAYSHLLCYLRGLNRQAATAELRRSLAHFCTSLQGLLGSIAGVMAALGYPLPQPLPGTEPTWAPGPAHSDFLQKMDDFWLLKELQTWLWRSAKDFNRLKKKMQPPAAAVTLHLEAHGF